The Leucoraja erinacea ecotype New England unplaced genomic scaffold, Leri_hhj_1 Leri_127S, whole genome shotgun sequence genome contains a region encoding:
- the LOC129715618 gene encoding sperm acrosome membrane-associated protein 4-like: MKLLCLTVLLAYSFALGTGLECFQCGLTSSLCITTATCAVNESCFSRNFTAGFINIFTSGCTKNENCGKVATESYLTISYTTATQCCNVDLCNGASAVQASMLAIPILVLARFLAF; the protein is encoded by the exons ATGAAGCTCTTATGTCTCACAGTGCttcttgcctattccttcgccctgG GCACCGGCCTGGAATGCTTTCAATGTGGCTTGACTTCTTCACTATGTATCACCACGGCTACCTGTGCTGTTAATGAGTCGTGTTTCTCCAGGAACTTCACTGCAG gttTTATAAACATATTCACCTCCGGCTGCACCAAGAATGAAAACTGTGGGAAGGTGGCCACCGAAAGCTATCTCACCATTTCCTACACCACAGCTACTCAGTGTTGCAATGTGGATCTGTGCAACGGGGCCTCGGCAGTCCAAGCCTCCATGCTTGCCATTCCCATCCTGGTTCTTGCCCGGTTTCTGGCCTTCTAG